A single window of Terriglobales bacterium DNA harbors:
- a CDS encoding type II CAAX endopeptidase family protein has translation MHDSQDPLSLGSPLPGDSISGQQLPPPPPPAPSLLQTIFFGPYGLRAGWRLLIYFAFAGSCYFLLALLARALLRPGRGFQPGVVFAGESLLFLSAFIPAVIMGAIEKRSLAAYGLPARGAFGKSFWVGNLWGLVAISALIYALHGGHAFDYGHLVLHGARIIKWALYWGVFFLLVGLFEEFSFRGYTLFTLYTGIGFWPAAVLLSAAFGGVHLGNPGEEWVGGLSAGLIGLFFCLTLRRTGSLWWAIGFHLSFDWGETFLYSVPNSGFVTPGHLLSSTFHGPRWLTGGSVGPEGSVLVFVLIALLFVVFNALYREVKYPVDAVRAPAISPPEILA, from the coding sequence ATGCACGACTCGCAGGATCCGTTGTCTCTGGGCTCCCCACTACCAGGGGACAGCATTTCCGGGCAGCAATTGCCGCCGCCTCCGCCACCCGCGCCTTCTCTACTGCAAACCATTTTTTTCGGTCCGTACGGATTGCGTGCCGGATGGCGGCTGCTTATCTATTTTGCTTTTGCCGGCAGCTGCTACTTTCTCCTGGCGCTGTTGGCGAGGGCGCTGCTCCGTCCTGGACGTGGGTTCCAGCCCGGAGTGGTCTTCGCCGGTGAGTCGCTTCTTTTTCTCTCCGCCTTCATCCCGGCGGTAATCATGGGCGCAATCGAGAAGCGCTCGCTGGCCGCGTACGGCTTGCCTGCACGAGGCGCGTTCGGCAAAAGCTTTTGGGTGGGCAATCTCTGGGGCCTTGTGGCAATCAGCGCGCTTATCTATGCACTACACGGAGGACACGCCTTCGACTATGGGCACCTGGTGCTGCATGGTGCGCGCATTATTAAATGGGCGCTCTATTGGGGAGTGTTCTTCCTGCTGGTCGGTTTGTTCGAAGAATTCTCTTTTCGTGGTTACACACTTTTCACGCTTTACACCGGGATTGGTTTCTGGCCGGCAGCGGTATTACTTTCGGCTGCCTTCGGCGGTGTACACCTGGGAAATCCGGGCGAAGAATGGGTAGGGGGGCTGAGCGCCGGTCTGATCGGACTCTTTTTCTGCCTTACCCTGCGCCGAACCGGCAGCCTGTGGTGGGCGATCGGCTTCCATCTCTCGTTTGATTGGGGTGAGACGTTTCTCTATTCCGTGCCCAATAGCGGATTCGTCACTCCCGGGCACCTGTTGAGTTCCACGTTCCACGGCCCCCGTTGGCTCACTGGCGGGTCCGTAGGCCCCGAAGGCAGTGTGTTGGTATTTGTCCTGATTGCGCTTCTGTTTGTGGTGTTTAACGCGCTGTACAGAGAAGTGAAGTATCCCGTTGACGCGGTGCGCGCCCCCGCAATTTCGCCGCCGGAGATTCTTGCGTAG